A single window of Candidatus Hydrogenedentota bacterium DNA harbors:
- a CDS encoding mannitol-1-phosphate 5-dehydrogenase, giving the protein MSYVRRYEEYTVNKRAVHFGAGSIGRGFLGQIYCESGYETIFIDVERSVVDALNERNAYPLYEVSDAGTRKLFMERMHAVDGNDMEAAAVALAASDIASTAVGLRALPHIAPIIATAVEKRFRRYDAPPMNIIICENIKGGERYLRSLVASHLSKTDQVLLEKYVGFVEASIGRMVPVMTEEQRAEDPLSVYVEPYCELPVDAHGFRGVIPELVHLQPTTHFEAYVERKLFVHNLTHAATAYVGYHRGYRYIYEAIRDPEVHALVE; this is encoded by the coding sequence ATGAGCTATGTTCGACGGTATGAGGAATACACAGTGAACAAACGGGCGGTACATTTTGGCGCAGGCAGTATAGGCCGCGGTTTTCTCGGTCAGATTTATTGCGAAAGCGGCTACGAAACTATTTTCATCGATGTAGAGCGTTCTGTTGTAGATGCGTTGAACGAGCGCAATGCCTATCCGCTCTATGAGGTGTCCGATGCGGGCACACGCAAACTGTTCATGGAAAGGATGCACGCTGTGGATGGGAATGATATGGAGGCTGCTGCCGTCGCCCTTGCTGCCTCGGATATTGCCTCCACAGCTGTGGGGCTGCGCGCATTGCCCCACATTGCTCCGATCATTGCCACTGCCGTTGAGAAGCGTTTCCGCCGCTACGACGCGCCGCCCATGAACATTATTATCTGTGAAAACATCAAGGGCGGTGAACGCTATCTTCGTTCTCTTGTTGCCTCGCATTTGTCTAAGACTGATCAAGTTTTGCTCGAAAAATATGTGGGCTTTGTGGAAGCGAGCATTGGGCGGATGGTACCCGTCATGACCGAAGAGCAACGTGCGGAAGATCCGCTCTCGGTTTATGTGGAACCTTACTGTGAATTGCCGGTAGATGCCCATGGATTCCGCGGTGTGATTCCGGAACTCGTTCATCTTCAACCGACGACTCATTTTGAAGCCTATGTGGAGCGCAAACTTTTTGTTCATAATCTGACCCATGCGGCAACCGCCTATGTCGGCTATCATCGGGGATATCGTTATATTTATGAAGCCATACGAGATCCTGAAGTGCACGCCCTTGTGGAG